GGCGTCGCTGGCTGTTCGCGACGAACCATAAAGACATCGGTACGCTGTATCTGCTGTTCTCGTTCATCATGTTCCTGTCCGGCGGCGTGATGGCGCTGGGCATCCGTGCTGAACTGTTCGAACCGGGCCTGCAGATCATGCGCCCCGAGTTCTTCAACCAGCTGACCACCATGCACGGCCTGATCATGGTGTTCGGCGCGATCATGCCGGCCTTCGTCGGCTTCGCGAACTGGATGATTCCGCTGCAGATCGGCGCATCGGACATGGCCTTCGCGCGGATGAACAACTTCAGCTTCTGGCTGCTGCCCGTCGCTGCCGTGCTGCTGGTCGGTTCGTTCTTCACGCCGGGCGGTGCAACGGCCGCCGGCTGGACGCTGTACGCGCCGCTCTCGACGCAGATGGGCCCGGGCATGGACTTCGCGATTTTCGCGGTCCACATCATGGGCGCGTCGTCGATCATGGGCGGTATCAACATCGTCGTGACGATCCTGAACATGCGCGCACCCGGCCTCACGCTGATGAAGATGCCGATGTTCGTGTGGACGTGGCTGATCACCGCGTACCTGCTGATCGCCGTGATGCCGGTGCTCGCGGGCGCGATCACGATGGTGCTGTTCGACCGCCACTTCGGTACGTCCTTCTTCAATGCGGCAGGCGGCGGCGACCCGGTGATGTATCAGCACATCTTCTGGTTCTTCGGCCACCCCGAGGTGTACATCATGATCTTGCCGGCGTTCGGGATCGTGTCGCAGGTGATCCCGGCGTTCGCGCGCAAGCCGCTGTTCGGCTATAGCTCGATGGTGTACGCAACGGCATCGATCGCGATCCTGTCGTTCATGGTCTGGGCGCACCACATGTTCGCGACGGGCATGCCCGTCACCGGCCAGCTGTTCTTCATGTACGCGACGATGCTGATCGCCGTGCCGACGGGCGTGAAGGTGTTCAACTGGGTCGCGACGATGTGGCGCGGTTCGCTCACCTTCGAAACGCCGATGCTGTTCGCGGTGGGCTTCCTGTTCGTGTTCACGTTCGGCGGTCTGACGGGCCTGATGCTCGCGATGGCGCCGCTCGACATCCAGTATCACGGCACCTACTTCGTGGTCGCGCACTTCCACTATGTGCTGGTGGCGGGTTCGCTGTTCGGTCTCTTCTCCGGCTGGTATTACTGGTCGCCGAAATGGACCGGCTGGATGTACAACGAGACGCGCGGCAAGATCCACTTCTGGGCGTCGCTGATCTTCTTCAACCTCGCGTTCCTGCCGATGCACTTTGTCGGTCTGGCCGGTATGCCGCGTCGCTACGCCGACTATCCGGCGCAATTCACCGACTGGAACCAGGTCATCACCATCGGCGCATTCGGCTTCGGTCTTGCGCAGGTGTACTTCCTGTTCGCGGTCGCGTTGCCGGCCTATCGCGGCGGCGGCGAACTCGAGCAGGCAGGTGACAAGCCGTGGGACGGCGCGACGGGCCTCGAATGGACCGTGCCGAGCCCGGCACCGTTCCACACGTTCGAAAATCCGCCGACGGTCGAGTAAGCCGTCAGCAGTCTTCGCAGTTCCTGCTCCGGCGTCGCCACGCCGGAGCAGGAAAGCTGGATAAAAGCAGGCAGCACCACGAATGTCGAGCATGAGTCGGAATCCACAAAAAAGACGTACGCCTGAAGAAATTCGCGCAGGGAACCTGCGGCTCGGTCTGATTCTGCTGATCGTCGTCGCCGTCTTTTTTCTGGGTGCCGTCGTCAAGCAGGTCTGGTTTGCTCACTGACCTGGCGTGACGAGTCTGTAGTGCCGTGCATGTGATCCGTTGAGGAAGTTCGATGTCGACGCAACCGCCCGCTGGGGCCGACCGTTCTTTTAACCGTCCGATGCTGGTCAAGCTGGTCGTCGTCGCATTGCTGATGTTCGGCTTTGGGTTTGCGCTGGTGCCGATGTATCGCGCGATCTGCGAGGTCACGGGCATCAACAACCTCGTGCAGCGCGACGCCACGGCGCGCGAGGCGAAGAACACGCAGGTCGACATGACCCGCACGATTTCGATCGAGTTCGACGCGAATGCGCGTGGGCCGCTCGGTTTCAAGCCGGAGCAGAACAGTATCGACGTGCATCCCGGCGAAGTCACGACGGTGATGTACGACGTGAGCAACCAGCAGGCGCGCACGATTCAGGCGCAAGCCATTCCGAGCTACGCGCCGAAGCAGGCGACCGAGTTCTTCAGGAAGATCGAGTGTTTTTGCTTTACGCAGCAGACGTTGAAGGCGAACGAGTCGAAGCGGATGCCCGTGGTGTTCGTCGTCGATCCGAAGCTGCCGAAAGACGTGAAGACGATCACGCTGTCGTACACGTTCTTCGAACTGAATGCGCCTGCGGCGACGACGCGCGGCACGGAAGGTCAGACGGCTGACGGCGCGGCGAAAGCTGCAAACCCGGCCTGACGCGTATCAATGACGCTTGCCCAGAGAAGCCGAGGAACATGAACGATAGCGGTCGCGGCGGCAGGAAAAGCAGTTTCGGCCAGTCGATGAAAGCGGTGATGT
This genomic interval from Paraburkholderia sabiae contains the following:
- the ctaD gene encoding cytochrome c oxidase subunit I, yielding MSSIGHDVAAGHEHVHGDHAHETPHGWRRWLFATNHKDIGTLYLLFSFIMFLSGGVMALGIRAELFEPGLQIMRPEFFNQLTTMHGLIMVFGAIMPAFVGFANWMIPLQIGASDMAFARMNNFSFWLLPVAAVLLVGSFFTPGGATAAGWTLYAPLSTQMGPGMDFAIFAVHIMGASSIMGGINIVVTILNMRAPGLTLMKMPMFVWTWLITAYLLIAVMPVLAGAITMVLFDRHFGTSFFNAAGGGDPVMYQHIFWFFGHPEVYIMILPAFGIVSQVIPAFARKPLFGYSSMVYATASIAILSFMVWAHHMFATGMPVTGQLFFMYATMLIAVPTGVKVFNWVATMWRGSLTFETPMLFAVGFLFVFTFGGLTGLMLAMAPLDIQYHGTYFVVAHFHYVLVAGSLFGLFSGWYYWSPKWTGWMYNETRGKIHFWASLIFFNLAFLPMHFVGLAGMPRRYADYPAQFTDWNQVITIGAFGFGLAQVYFLFAVALPAYRGGGELEQAGDKPWDGATGLEWTVPSPAPFHTFENPPTVE
- a CDS encoding cytochrome c oxidase assembly protein; the encoded protein is MSTQPPAGADRSFNRPMLVKLVVVALLMFGFGFALVPMYRAICEVTGINNLVQRDATAREAKNTQVDMTRTISIEFDANARGPLGFKPEQNSIDVHPGEVTTVMYDVSNQQARTIQAQAIPSYAPKQATEFFRKIECFCFTQQTLKANESKRMPVVFVVDPKLPKDVKTITLSYTFFELNAPAATTRGTEGQTADGAAKAANPA
- a CDS encoding cytochrome oxidase small assembly protein, which produces MSRNPQKRRTPEEIRAGNLRLGLILLIVVAVFFLGAVVKQVWFAH